In one Streptomyces venezuelae genomic region, the following are encoded:
- a CDS encoding PucR family transcriptional regulator, producing the protein MISHMSTHPARGLSRVLEDLGPSLLDLLLGDPAAATELGGVGIHDPHDEQHYPERAVVLGVGVHGAEETARLMRALTGAGAAALVVRGPVDTAALEAVAEETGIALLALTRGASWAQLAAMLRTLLSEGDVGGVDEQTLGGVPSGDLFALANAIATLLDAPITIEDRRSRILAFSGRQDEADPARVASILARRVPERYLRLHEEHGVFKELYRSDRPVHIPPPTFGDEVALPRVAIAVRAGDEVLGSVWAALRKPLTKEREEAFMEAAELVALHMLRFRAGADAENRLRADLVTTALEGGSGAVAALGRLGLADEPLLVLAMGLEPTPPTSGDHAQLAAERQRLATALAVHLTAVQPRSAVALLGDVAYALFPVSGDSAAARERAVQVAANFLQRTGDRGDAVIGIGSVAPEPAALARSRTNADRALRVLAGRPGDGTRRVAAIADVHTDALLLEMRDLAVANRDELSGPLARLAAYDRRHNAHLVETLRAWLDAFGDVIGASASVFVHPNTFRYRIRRVAEVGQIDLRDPSARFAAMLQLRLMGAYDKGSASEEGGPSGSARRTDG; encoded by the coding sequence ATGATCAGCCACATGTCGACGCACCCCGCCCGCGGTCTCAGCCGGGTGCTCGAGGACCTCGGGCCTTCGCTCCTGGATCTGCTCCTCGGCGACCCCGCCGCCGCGACGGAGCTCGGCGGCGTCGGCATTCACGACCCGCACGACGAACAGCACTATCCGGAGCGTGCCGTCGTGCTGGGCGTCGGTGTGCACGGGGCGGAGGAGACCGCGCGGCTGATGCGCGCGCTCACCGGTGCGGGCGCGGCCGCGCTGGTCGTGCGCGGGCCCGTCGACACGGCGGCCCTGGAAGCGGTGGCGGAGGAGACCGGGATCGCGCTGCTCGCGCTCACGCGCGGGGCGTCCTGGGCACAGCTGGCGGCCATGCTGCGGACCCTGCTGTCCGAGGGCGACGTGGGCGGGGTCGATGAGCAGACCCTGGGCGGCGTGCCATCCGGGGACCTGTTCGCGCTGGCCAACGCGATCGCGACGCTGCTGGACGCGCCGATCACCATCGAGGACCGCCGCTCGCGCATCCTGGCCTTCTCCGGACGTCAGGACGAGGCGGACCCGGCTCGGGTGGCGAGCATCCTGGCCCGGCGGGTGCCCGAGCGGTATCTGCGCCTCCACGAGGAGCACGGCGTCTTCAAGGAGCTCTACCGCAGCGACCGGCCCGTCCACATCCCGCCGCCGACGTTCGGCGACGAGGTCGCGCTGCCGCGCGTGGCGATCGCGGTGCGGGCCGGCGACGAGGTCCTCGGGTCGGTGTGGGCGGCGCTGCGCAAACCGCTGACCAAGGAGCGGGAAGAGGCGTTCATGGAGGCGGCCGAACTGGTCGCCCTGCACATGCTGCGCTTCCGGGCGGGCGCCGACGCCGAGAACCGGCTGCGCGCCGATCTCGTGACGACCGCGCTGGAGGGCGGCTCGGGGGCGGTCGCCGCGCTCGGCCGGCTGGGTCTCGCCGACGAACCGCTCCTCGTCCTGGCCATGGGACTCGAACCCACGCCCCCGACGAGCGGCGACCACGCTCAGCTCGCCGCCGAGCGGCAGCGGCTCGCCACGGCGCTCGCCGTGCATCTGACGGCGGTCCAGCCGCGTTCGGCCGTGGCGCTGCTCGGCGACGTCGCCTACGCGCTGTTCCCCGTCTCCGGCGACTCGGCGGCCGCGCGGGAGCGGGCCGTGCAGGTGGCGGCGAACTTCCTGCAGCGCACCGGGGACCGCGGCGACGCGGTCATCGGCATCGGCTCGGTGGCACCGGAGCCGGCCGCGCTGGCCCGGTCCCGTACGAACGCGGACCGCGCGCTGCGCGTGCTGGCCGGCCGCCCCGGCGACGGCACGCGGCGCGTCGCCGCCATCGCCGACGTCCACACCGACGCGCTGCTGCTCGAGATGCGGGACCTCGCGGTCGCCAACCGCGACGAACTGTCGGGGCCGCTGGCCCGGTTGGCGGCGTACGACCGGCGGCACAACGCCCATCTGGTCGAGACGCTGCGGGCGTGGCTGGACGCGTTCGGCGATGTGATCGGCGCGTCGGCGAGCGTCTTCGTCCACCCCAACACCTTCCGCTACCGGATCCGGCGCGTCGCCGAGGTGGGGCAGATCGACCTGCGCGATCCGTCCGCGCGGTTCGCGGCGATGCTGCAGTTGCGGCTGATGGGTGCGTACGACAAGGGCAGCGCGTCCGAAGAGGGCGGGCCGTCCGGGTCGGCGCGCCGCACGGACGGCTGA
- a CDS encoding phosphopantetheine-binding protein, producing MEATERVTVLLQKNFGVRLDDVSSDAPLYQLSIDSLALEELLLLIEDECAIDLADKTLSSRDTVATLMAVVRQKAAA from the coding sequence GTGGAAGCAACTGAGCGTGTCACGGTTCTTTTGCAGAAGAACTTCGGGGTCCGTCTCGACGACGTGTCCTCGGACGCCCCCCTTTACCAACTGTCCATCGACTCCCTCGCGCTGGAGGAACTACTCCTGCTGATCGAGGACGAGTGCGCCATCGATCTGGCCGACAAGACCCTCTCCTCGCGCGACACCGTCGCCACGCTCATGGCCGTCGTACGCCAGAAGGCGGCGGCATGA
- a CDS encoding alpha/beta fold hydrolase has protein sequence MIEEYVRTVTAHGVPYNYRVLRQTDPAAEARGEAAGGPPAEPVIALGGVLEGMHDWAYLEGAVLPGASLVTVDLPGLDPAAFQDGDGLDLLCEGLAGIVEDLGAPRVKLYGYSLGAAVALQYTQGHPERVARLLLGGVPGDVTDEIETHLRTAVGCARAGDADGFAALMADGLLCLDESHHVHRRELTRGYLRRFMRNAAHVPRKVDLLATALVTRRRPLHDGLSGVPTLVFSGGHDHLNPHEKLLEFAATIEGSRFVSFPDCDHMLPLQRPEAVTSLVASFLLDEPAAQASG, from the coding sequence ATGATCGAGGAATACGTCCGCACAGTGACCGCGCACGGGGTGCCGTACAACTACCGGGTGCTGCGGCAGACGGACCCCGCCGCGGAGGCACGCGGCGAGGCGGCGGGCGGTCCGCCCGCCGAGCCGGTCATCGCGCTGGGCGGGGTGCTGGAGGGCATGCACGACTGGGCGTACCTGGAAGGGGCCGTCCTGCCCGGGGCGAGCCTGGTCACCGTGGACCTGCCCGGCCTCGACCCCGCCGCCTTCCAGGACGGGGACGGCCTCGACCTCCTCTGCGAAGGACTCGCGGGCATCGTCGAGGACCTCGGCGCCCCGCGCGTGAAGCTCTACGGCTACTCGCTGGGCGCGGCCGTCGCGCTGCAGTACACGCAGGGCCATCCGGAGCGCGTCGCACGGCTGCTCCTCGGGGGCGTACCCGGTGACGTCACGGACGAGATCGAGACGCACCTGCGCACGGCCGTCGGCTGCGCCAGGGCCGGCGACGCGGACGGCTTCGCCGCCCTGATGGCCGACGGACTGCTGTGCCTCGACGAGAGCCACCACGTCCACCGCCGCGAACTGACCCGCGGATATCTGCGGCGCTTCATGCGCAACGCGGCTCACGTGCCGCGCAAGGTGGACCTGCTCGCCACCGCCCTGGTCACCCGGCGCCGCCCCCTGCACGACGGCCTGTCGGGGGTGCCCACGCTGGTCTTCAGTGGCGGCCACGACCACCTCAACCCGCACGAGAAGCTGCTGGAGTTCGCCGCGACGATCGAAGGCAGCCGGTTCGTGTCGTTTCCCGACTGCGACCACATGCTGCCGTTGCAGCGCCCCGAAGCGGTCACGTCCCTCGTGGCCTCGTTCCTCCTGGACGAACCGGCGGCCCAGGCCTCCGGCTGA
- a CDS encoding DUF3291 domain-containing protein has product MTSAAPAAHLAELNLAKLRHPLDDPRIEPFVELLNPVNAAADGAPGFVWRLVEEGAPDATAMRPAGENVIVTMSVWETPEALWEFTYRSGHLEVMRRRREWFDRHVEAYLVLWWVPAGHIPTVDEALERLADLRANGPSPRAFTFASTYTAADSLRTDAVPTA; this is encoded by the coding sequence ATGACCTCAGCCGCGCCTGCCGCCCACCTCGCCGAGCTCAACCTCGCCAAGCTCCGTCATCCGTTGGACGACCCGCGCATTGAGCCGTTCGTCGAACTGCTCAATCCCGTGAACGCCGCCGCCGACGGCGCACCCGGCTTCGTATGGCGCCTCGTCGAGGAGGGAGCGCCCGACGCCACCGCCATGCGCCCGGCGGGTGAGAACGTCATCGTCACCATGTCGGTGTGGGAGACGCCCGAGGCGCTGTGGGAATTCACCTACCGCAGCGGCCACTTGGAGGTGATGCGGCGGCGGCGTGAATGGTTCGACCGGCACGTCGAGGCGTACCTGGTGCTGTGGTGGGTGCCCGCCGGACACATCCCGACCGTGGACGAGGCTCTGGAGCGGCTGGCGGACCTGCGGGCGAACGGGCCTTCGCCGCGGGCGTTCACCTTCGCCTCCACCTACACGGCTGCCGACTCGCTGCGGACGGACGCCGTCCCGACGGCCTAG
- a CDS encoding sensor histidine kinase has product MTVPGTALGKLYRAAPVVQDSVLAVALLLPDLFLFSDFALPLVGLADRLLTVGYAILGYAALAVRRRAALAVFAYVWAHALGGELLTAAGVFDYSPTLALLAALYTVAALRSARPAVSALVSVVVPVALSVRAALADVPEAERLTSLIGVACFYGLLNLEVWAVGRWVRAGRAAAVRDRLAVARAEEAVLSERARTARELHDIVANAVTVMVLQAGGARHVLRTDPGRVENALDQIESCGKTAVAELRHMLLVLRTEGERLAAEEPGFGLADLDPLLNGVRQVGLTAHLRVTGVPASLTRSVDLTAYRLVQEALTNAAKHAGPGAVTVVRLDWHPVDGRLEIAVEDDGRGAPATARSELSTGHGLLGLRERVAVCGGTFEAGPLPDGGFRVAAGLPTRKLSPQEVGT; this is encoded by the coding sequence ATGACCGTCCCCGGAACCGCTCTCGGGAAGCTGTACCGGGCGGCGCCCGTCGTCCAGGACTCCGTACTGGCGGTCGCGCTCCTCCTGCCCGACCTGTTTCTCTTCTCCGACTTCGCGCTCCCACTCGTCGGGCTCGCCGACCGGCTGCTCACGGTCGGGTACGCGATCCTCGGTTACGCGGCGCTCGCGGTACGTCGGCGGGCGGCTCTCGCGGTGTTCGCCTACGTGTGGGCGCACGCGCTCGGCGGTGAACTCCTCACCGCCGCCGGGGTGTTCGACTACAGCCCGACCCTGGCCCTGCTCGCCGCCCTCTACACCGTCGCCGCCCTGCGGAGCGCCCGGCCCGCCGTGTCCGCGCTGGTCTCCGTGGTGGTACCGGTCGCGCTCTCGGTGCGGGCGGCGCTCGCCGACGTACCCGAAGCGGAGCGGCTCACGTCCCTGATCGGGGTGGCCTGCTTCTACGGACTGCTCAACCTGGAGGTGTGGGCGGTCGGCCGGTGGGTGCGTGCGGGGCGGGCGGCGGCGGTCAGGGACCGGCTGGCGGTGGCCCGCGCCGAGGAGGCGGTGCTGTCCGAACGGGCGCGTACGGCACGCGAGTTGCATGACATCGTCGCCAACGCGGTCACCGTCATGGTGCTGCAGGCGGGCGGCGCCCGCCATGTGCTGCGGACCGATCCGGGCCGGGTCGAGAACGCGCTCGACCAGATCGAGTCGTGCGGCAAGACCGCCGTCGCCGAGCTGCGGCACATGTTGCTGGTGCTGCGCACCGAGGGCGAACGGCTCGCCGCCGAGGAGCCGGGCTTCGGCCTCGCCGACCTGGACCCGCTCCTGAACGGGGTGCGACAGGTGGGCCTGACGGCTCATTTGCGGGTCACCGGCGTTCCTGCCTCGCTCACCCGAAGCGTCGACCTGACCGCGTACCGGCTGGTGCAGGAAGCGCTGACCAACGCGGCCAAGCACGCGGGCCCGGGTGCGGTCACGGTCGTACGGCTCGACTGGCACCCGGTGGACGGCCGGCTGGAGATCGCGGTCGAGGACGACGGGCGTGGTGCCCCGGCGACCGCTCGCTCCGAGCTGTCCACCGGGCACGGCCTGTTGGGGCTGCGCGAGCGGGTGGCGGTGTGCGGCGGCACGTTCGAGGCGGGTCCGCTCCCTGACGGCGGCTTCCGTGTCGCCGCGGGACTGCCGACGCGGAAACTCTCTCCGCAGGAGGTCGGAACATGA
- a CDS encoding polyketide cyclase has protein sequence MGHENVSATLTVATSVEGVFAVLADPAAHAAIDGTGWVRKPVDPEPLTAVGQIFRMGMYHVNHPDGDYQVANQVAVLDPPRTIGWLTGEEKEDGRPAFGGWLWRYDLAPLGPCETEVTLTYDWSAVPPHIREYIHFPPFGPEHLTNSLHHLAELAAPDSAASPPSPS, from the coding sequence GTGGGACACGAGAACGTGAGCGCCACCCTGACCGTCGCCACGTCCGTCGAGGGCGTGTTCGCCGTCCTCGCGGACCCCGCGGCCCACGCCGCCATCGACGGCACCGGCTGGGTCCGGAAGCCCGTCGACCCCGAACCCCTGACAGCCGTGGGGCAGATCTTCCGGATGGGGATGTACCACGTCAACCACCCGGACGGCGACTACCAGGTGGCAAACCAGGTCGCGGTGCTCGATCCGCCGCGCACCATCGGCTGGCTGACGGGGGAGGAGAAGGAGGACGGCCGGCCGGCGTTCGGCGGCTGGCTCTGGCGGTACGACCTCGCGCCGCTCGGCCCCTGTGAAACCGAGGTCACGCTCACCTACGACTGGTCCGCCGTGCCGCCGCACATCCGGGAGTACATCCACTTCCCGCCCTTCGGCCCCGAGCACCTCACCAACTCGCTGCACCACCTGGCCGAACTCGCCGCGCCCGACTCCGCGGCCTCTCCGCCCTCCCCGTCCTGA
- a CDS encoding response regulator — MIRVLIADDQAMVRSALAMLLAGEDGIEVVGEAADGAEAVARVAELRPTVVVMDVRMPGTDGVEATRRITADAFPGEARVLVLTTYNVSEAVYQALRAGASGFLLKDAAPGELVSAVRALAEGDGWLDPAVIADMLAEFASRPERIRPAPAELAALTGREREVLVLVAHGFSNAEIAGHLFIGEATVKTHVGRILLKLGMRDRAQAVAAAYQCGLVTPGSSPPLP; from the coding sequence ATGATCCGGGTGTTGATCGCGGACGACCAGGCGATGGTGCGTTCCGCGCTGGCCATGCTGCTCGCCGGCGAGGACGGCATCGAGGTGGTCGGCGAGGCCGCCGACGGCGCCGAGGCGGTGGCGCGCGTCGCGGAGCTGCGTCCCACGGTCGTCGTCATGGACGTACGGATGCCCGGTACGGACGGCGTCGAGGCGACCCGGCGGATCACCGCCGACGCCTTTCCGGGCGAGGCACGCGTGCTCGTCCTGACGACGTACAACGTCAGCGAGGCCGTCTACCAGGCGCTGCGCGCCGGTGCCTCCGGCTTTCTGCTCAAGGACGCCGCGCCCGGTGAACTCGTGAGCGCGGTCCGGGCGCTCGCGGAAGGGGACGGCTGGCTGGACCCGGCGGTGATCGCCGACATGCTGGCCGAGTTCGCCTCCCGGCCGGAGAGGATCCGTCCGGCTCCCGCGGAGCTGGCGGCGCTCACCGGCCGGGAGCGCGAGGTCCTGGTCCTGGTCGCGCACGGCTTCTCCAACGCGGAGATCGCCGGCCACCTGTTCATCGGCGAGGCCACGGTCAAGACCCACGTGGGGCGGATCCTGCTGAAGCTCGGCATGCGGGACAGGGCCCAGGCGGTCGCGGCGGCCTACCAGTGCGGCCTTGTCACACCGGGCTCGTCCCCGCCACTGCCCTGA
- a CDS encoding rodlin translates to MRTRNLPLALGLAAAALAGGAGSAAAIGDDTGTQSVSGNGAEQAFGNSATHGDLSPQPRLVDGSLNKLCAGIPVKANVGALVGILVPVAVQDIPVLSAPQNQQCTENSTQAKGDEPLSHLVSDIPALSGNGTNNH, encoded by the coding sequence ATGCGTACCCGTAATCTCCCCCTCGCCCTGGGCCTCGCCGCCGCCGCTCTCGCCGGCGGTGCAGGATCCGCGGCCGCCATCGGCGACGACACGGGCACTCAGAGTGTCAGCGGCAACGGCGCCGAGCAGGCGTTCGGCAACAGCGCCACGCACGGAGACCTCAGCCCGCAGCCGCGCCTGGTCGACGGCTCGTTGAACAAGCTGTGCGCCGGTATCCCGGTGAAGGCCAACGTCGGCGCCCTCGTCGGCATCCTCGTGCCGGTCGCCGTCCAGGACATCCCGGTCCTGTCGGCGCCGCAGAACCAGCAGTGCACCGAGAACTCCACGCAGGCCAAGGGCGACGAGCCGCTGTCGCACCTCGTCAGCGACATCCCGGCGCTGTCCGGCAACGGCACGAACAACCACTGA
- a CDS encoding helix-turn-helix transcriptional regulator → MVLGTGSTCSVDAVSRAVPEAAARAETVAELGEVLSRHLATVLPHDGYLLSGFDPVTGARCFLACENSYSTPARRRMDRANALGRTRRPVADLLHGPCPAVVLGAGAQDPCPDTRRLHGIMAADAYGSELCIALSRRGVARGALVLLRERGARPFSPSETVRAAELAEPLTAAVTRYVADKPLRPRKIHLPPAIVVIGRNDEIAGATPTGREALRGILPGVYPAGEQELFSFVWHITYTVRRTGMPAITRAPTPLGWFSLQAHPLDGAMTGDVVVTLQPAPAAELLPALAQWYGISPRERTVVEQALQGLAAKQIARRLDLSPHTVNDHFKAVYRKTGVTGREELIACL, encoded by the coding sequence ATGGTCTTGGGGACGGGCTCGACGTGCTCCGTGGACGCGGTGAGCCGCGCCGTGCCGGAGGCGGCGGCGCGCGCGGAAACCGTGGCGGAACTGGGCGAGGTGCTCTCCCGGCATCTCGCCACAGTCCTGCCGCACGACGGCTACCTGCTCTCGGGGTTCGACCCCGTGACGGGCGCACGCTGCTTTCTGGCCTGCGAGAACAGCTACAGCACCCCCGCACGGCGCCGGATGGACCGGGCGAACGCCCTCGGCCGGACCCGCAGACCCGTCGCCGACCTCCTCCACGGCCCCTGCCCGGCCGTCGTGCTCGGTGCGGGCGCGCAGGATCCGTGCCCCGACACGCGCAGGCTCCACGGCATCATGGCCGCCGACGCCTACGGGAGCGAGCTGTGCATCGCCCTGTCCCGACGCGGCGTCGCCCGGGGCGCGTTGGTCCTGCTGCGCGAGCGCGGCGCCAGACCGTTCTCGCCGTCGGAGACCGTGCGCGCGGCAGAACTGGCGGAGCCGCTCACCGCGGCCGTGACGCGCTATGTGGCGGACAAACCGCTGCGCCCCCGGAAGATCCACCTCCCTCCGGCCATCGTCGTCATCGGCAGAAACGACGAGATCGCCGGGGCGACCCCCACCGGGCGCGAGGCGCTGCGCGGGATCCTGCCCGGCGTCTACCCGGCCGGCGAACAGGAGTTGTTCAGCTTCGTCTGGCACATCACCTACACGGTCCGGCGCACGGGCATGCCCGCGATCACCCGCGCCCCCACGCCCCTGGGATGGTTCTCGCTCCAGGCGCACCCGCTGGACGGCGCCATGACGGGCGACGTGGTCGTCACCCTCCAGCCCGCCCCGGCCGCGGAGCTGCTCCCAGCGCTCGCCCAGTGGTACGGCATCTCACCCAGGGAACGGACGGTCGTCGAGCAGGCCTTGCAGGGGCTCGCCGCGAAACAGATCGCACGCCGCCTCGACCTGTCACCGCACACCGTGAACGACCACTTCAAAGCGGTCTACCGCAAGACGGGCGTGACCGGCAGGGAGGAACTCATCGCCTGCCTGTGA
- a CDS encoding helix-turn-helix transcriptional regulator, which yields MEDIDAIAALQDPVRRRLYEYVAGQGREVGRNEAAEATGVARTLAAHHLDKLAAAGLLESGSRRLTGRSGPGAGRPAKVYTRSRAERSVSLPARDYRTAAELLAEAAEEAGLDDGLCAAARRRGEALRGSAEPCDDLDAARELLAARGYEPHIEDAEDAEARVLRMRNCPFHAVAERFPPLVCGMNLALLEGLIGADGAVRARMDARPGECCVIIEPSKNNID from the coding sequence GTGGAGGACATCGACGCGATCGCGGCGCTGCAGGACCCGGTGCGGCGTCGCCTGTACGAGTACGTGGCGGGGCAAGGCCGTGAGGTCGGGCGCAACGAGGCCGCCGAGGCGACCGGGGTGGCCCGCACGCTCGCGGCCCACCACCTGGACAAGCTGGCCGCGGCCGGGCTCCTGGAAAGCGGCAGCCGACGCCTGACGGGACGTTCGGGTCCGGGTGCGGGCCGCCCCGCAAAGGTCTACACGCGGTCACGGGCCGAACGGTCGGTCTCGCTGCCCGCCCGCGACTACCGCACCGCCGCGGAACTCCTCGCCGAGGCCGCCGAGGAAGCCGGACTGGACGACGGGCTCTGCGCGGCCGCCCGACGCCGGGGCGAGGCCCTGCGCGGATCGGCCGAGCCCTGCGACGACCTCGACGCGGCCAGGGAACTCCTTGCCGCGCGCGGCTACGAACCACACATCGAGGACGCCGAGGACGCCGAGGCCCGCGTCCTGCGCATGCGCAACTGCCCTTTCCACGCCGTGGCCGAGCGCTTCCCGCCGTTGGTCTGCGGCATGAACCTCGCCCTGCTGGAGGGGCTGATCGGAGCGGACGGGGCGGTGCGCGCCCGGATGGACGCCCGGCCGGGGGAGTGCTGCGTGATCATCGAGCCTTCTAAAAACAATATTGATTGA
- a CDS encoding beta-ketoacyl-[acyl-carrier-protein] synthase family protein has translation MTASRTTAAATREPAAAVVTGLGLVTAAGVGVKHTWHQVTNATTPQGVRRPDPLRDLPCDFMYTIDDGDLDIDAVLGVASHRLMDRFAQLAVVAAREAVADAGLGPDAWDSTRVAVVVGSAHGGLNFYDEQHGTLTERGPRRVSPRMAPLTVVNGAAGSVARDLGTRGPSLAVATACSSGTDAIGTALHLLRAGACDIAVAGGAESMCSRAVFAGTCNAKALSTRTTDPIHACRPFDVDRDGFVVGEGAGILVLERADHARARGARTRATLRGYGAATSSEASSPVATSEAGIELALRAALADADVAPGDIGHVNAHGTSTVMNDLVEAAVLHRVLGEGPLVTSTKSMTGHTLGAAGGIEAAFTVLALEEQLVPATVNLRTQDPRVPVAVVAGAAEPARLDCAVSTSLGFGGHNSVLVLARA, from the coding sequence ATGACGGCGTCGAGGACGACCGCGGCCGCGACACGTGAGCCCGCCGCGGCCGTCGTCACCGGCCTCGGCCTGGTGACCGCCGCCGGCGTCGGGGTGAAGCACACCTGGCACCAGGTCACCAACGCCACCACCCCCCAAGGAGTGCGGCGCCCGGACCCGTTGCGGGACCTGCCCTGCGACTTCATGTACACGATCGACGACGGTGACCTGGACATCGACGCCGTGCTCGGTGTGGCCAGCCACCGGCTCATGGACCGCTTCGCGCAGCTGGCCGTCGTCGCGGCCCGGGAGGCCGTGGCCGACGCCGGACTCGGCCCCGACGCGTGGGACAGCACACGCGTCGCCGTCGTCGTCGGCTCGGCCCACGGCGGCCTCAACTTCTACGACGAGCAGCACGGCACCCTCACCGAGCGCGGTCCTCGCAGGGTGTCCCCGAGGATGGCGCCGCTGACCGTCGTCAACGGAGCGGCGGGCAGCGTCGCCCGGGACCTCGGCACCCGCGGCCCCAGCCTCGCGGTGGCCACCGCCTGCTCGTCCGGCACCGACGCGATCGGCACCGCCCTCCACCTGCTGCGCGCGGGAGCCTGCGACATCGCCGTCGCGGGCGGCGCGGAGTCCATGTGCTCCCGCGCCGTCTTCGCCGGCACGTGCAACGCGAAGGCGCTGTCCACCCGCACGACGGACCCCATCCACGCCTGCCGTCCGTTCGACGTCGACAGGGACGGGTTCGTGGTGGGGGAGGGGGCCGGGATCCTCGTCCTCGAGCGTGCGGACCACGCCAGGGCCCGCGGTGCCCGGACCCGGGCCACCCTCCGCGGGTACGGGGCGGCCACCTCCAGCGAGGCTTCCTCCCCCGTCGCCACCAGCGAAGCCGGCATCGAGCTGGCGCTGCGCGCCGCGCTGGCCGACGCGGACGTGGCCCCGGGCGACATCGGCCACGTCAACGCCCACGGCACGTCCACCGTCATGAACGACCTGGTGGAAGCCGCCGTGCTGCACCGCGTCCTGGGCGAAGGCCCGTTGGTGACCTCCACCAAGTCCATGACCGGGCACACGCTGGGCGCCGCCGGCGGCATCGAGGCCGCGTTCACCGTCCTCGCCCTGGAGGAGCAGCTGGTGCCGGCCACCGTGAACCTCCGGACGCAGGACCCGCGCGTACCCGTCGCCGTGGTGGCCGGGGCCGCCGAACCGGCCCGCCTGGACTGCGCCGTGAGCACGTCGCTCGGTTTCGGCGGGCACAACTCCGTACTCGTCCTCGCCCGAGCCTGA
- a CDS encoding GrpB family protein yields the protein MSDSIVISDHTPHWADQFRQLHAQLAPHVEDISVSIEHVGSTAVPGCAAKPIIDVDIVVADASVMPTLIARLTDRGYRHEGDLGITGREAFRAPEHPVPHHLYGVVEGTKPHLDHVLFRDHLRRNPDEVRRYAELKRALARRFTGDAAGRAAYTDAKSGLVAELLAKAYATAPRP from the coding sequence ATGAGCGACTCGATCGTCATCAGCGACCACACCCCGCACTGGGCCGACCAGTTCCGTCAGCTGCACGCCCAACTCGCCCCGCACGTCGAGGACATATCGGTGTCCATCGAACACGTCGGGAGTACGGCCGTGCCGGGGTGCGCCGCCAAGCCCATCATCGACGTGGACATCGTGGTGGCGGACGCCTCGGTCATGCCGACGCTGATCGCGCGCCTGACCGATCGGGGCTACCGCCACGAAGGTGACCTGGGCATCACGGGACGCGAGGCGTTCAGAGCGCCCGAGCACCCCGTTCCGCACCACCTGTACGGGGTCGTCGAGGGCACGAAGCCCCACCTGGACCACGTCCTGTTCCGCGACCACCTCCGCCGCAACCCCGACGAGGTGCGGCGCTACGCCGAGTTGAAGCGAGCGCTGGCGCGACGGTTCACGGGGGACGCCGCGGGGAGGGCGGCCTACACGGATGCGAAGAGCGGTCTGGTGGCGGAGCTGCTGGCGAAGGCGTACGCGACGGCGCCGCGGCCTTAG
- a CDS encoding response regulator, whose amino-acid sequence MSISVLLVDTDALLRTCCATLLAAQPDIAVVGEAGDGARAVELAERLRPDVVLMNPQLPFMSGIEATRRIAARPQLSGVRVLAMAAPAADSQVFDALAAHACGFLFQDAEPEELLRAIRVVSQGQAHLSPRIVQRVIDECVLREGAELVPALPVDNLTPREREMLVLIGTGLSNQEIAEKQFISCTTAKTRACRIMGKLGARNRVELVSIAYQWGLVRRRSVPLGS is encoded by the coding sequence ATGAGCATCTCCGTGCTCCTCGTGGACACCGACGCCCTGCTGCGCACCTGCTGCGCCACGCTGCTCGCCGCGCAACCGGACATAGCGGTGGTCGGGGAGGCCGGAGACGGGGCCCGTGCCGTGGAGCTCGCCGAGCGGCTCCGCCCGGACGTCGTCCTGATGAACCCGCAGCTGCCCTTCATGAGCGGCATCGAGGCGACCCGGCGCATCGCGGCCCGCCCGCAGCTGTCCGGCGTACGCGTCCTCGCGATGGCCGCCCCGGCGGCGGACTCGCAGGTGTTCGACGCGCTCGCGGCGCACGCGTGCGGGTTCCTGTTCCAGGACGCCGAGCCCGAGGAGCTGCTGCGCGCGATCCGCGTGGTCTCCCAGGGGCAGGCGCACCTTTCTCCGCGCATCGTGCAGCGGGTCATCGACGAATGCGTCCTGCGCGAGGGGGCCGAGCTGGTCCCCGCTCTTCCCGTGGACAACCTCACGCCGCGCGAGCGGGAGATGCTGGTGCTGATCGGCACGGGCCTCTCCAACCAGGAGATCGCCGAGAAGCAGTTCATCTCCTGCACGACGGCCAAGACCCGTGCCTGCCGCATCATGGGCAAACTGGGCGCGAGGAACCGGGTGGAACTGGTCTCCATCGCCTACCAGTGGGGGCTGGTCCGCCGCAGATCGGTCCCCCTGGGAAGCTGA